GCGCTCTGTGCCACAGCCACTGCAGCTGTCGCTGAGAGGGAGAAACTAGCTGAGCAGTGGTCGGCGGCTGCATCCGCCTCTGCCAAGCCATCTGTACGAAAGAGAGGCTGCAGTCGTGTGACACCGGTCTGCGACCCGCAGGTGAACAGGCTGCATGAACGGTCAGCAGCCAGAGGAGGGCCTGGGATGCAGAAAACTCGAGCCCCGTTCTGGGGCGCACTGCCGACTGGGGGTGAAGAGCGGGCAGCcggagcggcgggcgcgggctgcCAGCTAGTGGCGAGAAAAGTGGGAGTAGTGTGGCTGGATGAAGTCGCCATGATGCAGTAGCGAACAAAAAAAGAAATGACTTGTCGAtaggcgcgcggctggccAAAACGGCGTAACGTACGTACACCGGTGCGACGGCAATCACAGCCGCATGCAAGACAGGTTCAACGATGGAAACCGAAAACAAGAGGGAGCAAGATCATTTAAGAGAACGGCTGTGGATATCTCAGGAAGCCAGATAGAGTGACAGCAATCACAAGACATACAATAAACTACGTTGCCTGCTCAGGGCAGAGATGCATTTCCATGGTGTGTCTCTTGCACACCGCGGTGCACGACAGGATGGCATGGCATATGCCGACGAGCCAGCCTTGTCGGCGCTGTAATCAGTTGATATCCTCAGTCATGTAGAAACTACGGGGCGCTTAAAAGGAAGGCACAGAACTAATATCGAAGCACTGCTGGAGTTCTGTGGCAAAGAGGAGTGCTGACTCCAGGAACTTGCGGTCGCTGCCGAACGGGCGGCATGGGAGGCTGGAGGTCGGACAGAGGGGGGTGATGCGTGTGTCGCTCACGCTCCGTGCGGCAGCAGGGGGTGGACGTGGTGTCTGCATGTGGCGTGTTACCACCACCGCCGGTCCGCCGTGTCCTGTCATCCTCAGCATCGACGCGTTCACTCCGATTTGTCACGGATTGCCGTGCTCTTCTGTCGCATGCCTTTCAGGCTGAGGTTGCATGCGAGCATTTGTGGCAGGATTTTTCTGTAATACTCTTCGAGTCACTTTATCCTTGTTTCTCACTACGACAGTAGAACCGTGGTACTCGCAACCCTAACGGGTGAAGCATGCGCATCGCGATCGAGTCCTGCAGGGACTATACTGTGAAAGCGGGTCATGTAGTTGACATAGGCCACGGGAAACGACTAGATATCCGGTAGCTTGACGCCAAGCAAGAAGAGGACTGGGGAAAGTGGGACACTGCTTAGATTTCCGGGGGTGACCAAGACTGCACCTGCAGCGAGCGTCCACGGGAAGTCACCGTGCCGTGCAGAGACAGTGCCGACTGCGTGCACAGGCCGCCCTCCCCCGTAGACCCACTGTgcgcgaccccccccccccccctctccctgcACACGAAAAAGCTCTCGCAACTGACCTCGTCACGGCCTGCTTGCGATGACATGGTAACTTCGTCAGTGCTCTCTTTCCCAGTGCGTGGGTAGAAACTCGCGCGTTCCCGGGAGGAACGTGATGTGCATCTCAGTTTGGGTAGCTGATCAGCAGCCCTATGACGGCTAATGGTTCACCACATATACCGTTTCCTCCAGCTGTCTGTATCCGCCAGGGTTTTCAAGGACTACATGTACGAATACTCGCAGAGCGCTTCTGTTTTTCCGGTGTGTCGCAGAGAGGATTTCCACGTGCATAAGTCAGACCGCTCTACTACCTCGGGTACAGGCACGTGGCCCCAGCTGGCTTGGCATCGGCCGCGGCTGTCCACGCAGCAATTCTAGCTTATTTGCATTCCTCCACTTGAAGAACGGCTCAGTGAACTTTTGGCAAGACACATACTTCACCTCAGAGTGAGCCCAGCCTGACGCAGCGGCTGAGCGGCCGTCCAGCAACGAGAAGTTCGGGGCGGAATCACGTTCAAAAACGTCTGGTGCAGTTCGAAAAATCGATCCGCTTCCCGCTATGGAGTCTGCATTAGAGGCCCAGCAAAATTTTtcgcaggagaagaagcatTCTCGGATACACCAAGCGCACAGCATCTAGTCGCAGGCGCTGTCGCGAAGTTTTCGAATTCCTTGAATCTACTCCACAAGGTCTAGCAAATCATCAAGAGCATCAACATTTCGTGgagcccccgccgcctgcatgGCCTCAGTTGCAGAGTTCTCTTCATGAGCGTCGTAAAAGCTCAGGCTTTTACTGGGATCAACCTCGACGCGTGGATCCTCTGCGTTTGTTATCAGCGCCACTCTTCTTGATTTCATCAACTGCCAGAAAGCGGGCAGGGCGTCTCCCCCTGTCGCCGCATCGTCCTGATCTGCCGCTGTCCTCAGCTCTCGGAGAAAATCGTTGAATTTCGCGCCTTCCAGCTCTTTGCGGCATCCCTCCCGAAGTGCCTCGACGCACGCAAGCGCCTTTCCAAGGTGCTGCTGTCTTCGTACACTCTGAGGCCCTTGTGACTCCACTCTCCGCGTATGCGGTGCTTCCGCGTCCCCTGAGGTTCGCTGCGgtcccgccgctgcccgcaAAAACCTCCAAATCATGTCGGTCATTTCCTGAATGGCCCTCTCAGTTAAGTCTGTTTCCTTCACCTCCAGGAGCCGCTGAAAGTCCCGGACAGGGTTCACACTGTTCACATGCAAAGCGTTGAGCGCTTCAATcttttcctcgcgctccttctcttcgaCCGCCCTCTCGAGTCGCTCCTGCTCTTCTCGGCGTTCCTTGGCTCGCTGTGAATCCTGAGCAGCAGCGTCGTGTCTCTCGCTGGCACTGGCTTCCTCCCCGGTCACCCTGACGTCGTGTAGATGCAGttgtttctgttttttgATAACTTCGCCAAAGAGAAGCTTTCGCTGCTCTCTCTTGTGCCTCAGcatcgccctctgcgcctcgggTGATGTGGCGAGCGGGAACGCCTTCGCTAGGTCAGCATCCAACGGAGCCTTCTCTTCCGAATAAGCCTCCTGTGTCTCCCCTGCATCTTCCTTGAACATACCGGGCGGCTTATGCGTGAAAAGCTGCTCCacaggcgacaggcgcgacCACAGAGAGGGGAGGATGCGTGTGTGGacgtctgcagcgtctccgctccgATCTACATGTCGTTCCTGTTCTGCgtttccgccgtcgtcgcccacgcttgccggaggcgagggcgggttGTAGTGTCTGTACACGAGGAGCTGGTAGTACCGCTGGAGCGCGGGATTGTGAATCTTATGTAGCGCCAGGCTCGTCTCTTCGGAAGCAAAGTTGGCGATGCCTTCTggcagaaaagaagagaatactgaagaagaacatgggggggagggcgactTCACATGCGACACTGGGTCCGCAGCAATGTCCATCGCAGGGTTGGTCTGCCAccccgccggcgacgaggcaggagGCTGCAGGGCCCTGAggctcgcttccgcttctttcctctcttcatCAAGTAGGTCCTTTGAGTCCTCCGGCTGGGAGACTTCCCTGTCCGCCTTGCTCGAaaccgcgtcgccttccccgTCTGTTCCTAAGCGAAGTGGAGCGGCTCCGGGGAGCGTCAGGCTCTCCACGAGATCCTCGACGGCTCTCAATTGGTTTGGCGTGACAGAGGGCAAGGGGGGGAGTCGCAGCTCGAGCATGTCCTCTGCGACGGGCAGGTAAATGAGATGCAGCCCGTACCTccagccttcttcgccgtctcccccgcggtcgcctcccccttcttcctgcttcctcttcacCGCGTCACTGTCGATTCGCGACTTGTTGTGTGGGTCCGGGGTGGAGCCACGAGCGCCAATGTGCGGCAGAAGCGCCACCAGTCGGGCGGGGTACCCCGATCGCCAAACAAACGAGCAAAGCAGAACTGAGTCaaggcgctccagcgccagAACCAAAGACCGCAGAGCCACAAGGGACGGACGATTGTTCAGCGCACACGTCACATACTCTGTCGCGCCGAGGTTCCACCTGAGCCGGAAAAGAACAGCCGGGTAGCGCAGGCACACACAACGCAGGCTTCTGCACGTTTCAGCGTGCAACCATAGTCTCGCAACCTTGGTTGATAGTTGATGGGCGAGTGCAGAGCAAATCGGAGTCTCACGCACAATCTGCAGACGCGTTCCAAACGCGATCGCTTTCAAAAACACACCACGGGGAGTGACTCCGTTTCGTGTGCCTCGCACTAACTCTTTCTCGCCGACAGCTCGAAGCGACTCAAAACACGAtcggcagaggaggccgcgaaaTACTGTATCACCCGGTTTACAGTTCTTGTGTTCATGCTTCCACTGCGTGGGCGTATC
Above is a window of Besnoitia besnoiti strain Bb-Ger1 chromosome Unknown contig00007, whole genome shotgun sequence DNA encoding:
- a CDS encoding Ku70/Ku80 beta-barrel domain-containing protein (encoded by transcript BESB_073660), with the translated sequence MALPGQSFKRVLVLLLDCGVTMQQPLRGDLPAASYALEAATAPAFPPPSVGASLASASMSTVASRGHPLSAPSPRGDSAAPFADMPPPSSFRAMKNAVLVYVQHLAATSAKLDVGIVCFGSAKTNSPLAAPQEGSEGAAEDDPGYQHVDVSVQPSSASWEHVRAIETLENSDNRSDAIDGVVVAVDTVEKVYGPKLTQNDVSFLIVSDCRSTLPAPEDIMPVRDHLRRLGIRTYVLLVDGALPAYPPVFRLPLSSSSRVEPTLLAPHTLPSLAPLALLASTLVPLRSFLTSPFLQLFFTPRKRLSTKCRVNLQISDAFSIPVYVFVKTRKETLPTLRKRVFVGRSASQAAKRRKCDFAFASSEPAEEDDAATLEGDLAETGDAWRDLKVQRFYYRANDPDRKPVRLGDQGRGKQFEGISLFGGADDSDQEDRRHAGGDKASGELVQRLYAYRYGRQLVAVSAVEQQALKGRTTAGLVVLGVTKRDVIQKWWNLGATEYVTCALNNRPSLVALRSLVLALERLDSVLLCSFVWRSGYPARLVALLPHIGARGSTPDPHNKSRIDSDAVKRKQEEGGGDRGGDGEEGWRYGLHLIYLPVAEDMLELRLPPLPSVTPNQLRAVEDLVESLTLPGAAPLRLGTDGEGDAVSSKADREVSQPEDSKDLLDEERKEAEASLRALQPPASSPAGWQTNPAMDIAADPVSHVKSPSPPCSSSVFSSFLPEGIANFASEETSLALHKIHNPALQRYYQLLVYRHYNPPSPPASVGDDGGNAEQERHVDRSGDAADVHTRILPSLWSRLSPVEQLFTHKPPGMFKEDAGETQEAYSEEKAPLDADLAKAFPLATSPEAQRAMLRHKREQRKLLFGEVIKKQKQLHLHDVRVTGEEASASERHDAAAQDSQRAKERREEQERLERAVEEKEREEKIEALNALHVNSVNPVRDFQRLLEVKETDLTERAIQEMTDMIWRFLRAAAGPQRTSGDAEAPHTRRVESQGPQSVRRQQHLGKALACVEALREGCRKELEGAKFNDFLRELRTAADQDDAATGGDALPAFWQLMKSRRVALITNAEDPRVEVDPSKSLSFYDAHEENSATEAMQAAGAPRNVDALDDLLDLVE